A single Hippocampus zosterae strain Florida chromosome 1, ASM2543408v3, whole genome shotgun sequence DNA region contains:
- the tbc1d10c gene encoding uncharacterized protein tbc1d10c isoform X2, whose product MLRTSSRADPKMSNDEDTFGSNVGSEVSPELQTDRFGFIVPNGSETRMVGPHPQLVRQREAKWINIMDQWQTILLKKTNVVKVQCQKGIPSSLRARCWPLLCGATNRMNHNKQLFQSLDSQAALQKWVDIIDKDLDRQFPFHEMFLSKDGHGQQGLFRVLKAYTQYQPEEGYCQAQGPVAAVLLMNMPAEAFWCLVQISEYYLPGYYGPLLEGVLFDASVLTWVLKKTCPSAYKHLQRHAVEPLMFATDWLMCLFTRHLPFNALLRVWDLFFCNGVRVLLQVAVVLVRRVLGRAEQRKRCQGQMETLQRLRDVRCEVQKEDDTFIAEVCAVPLTSSDLEKHTEKELLKWRKDRPSSTFDPRRRCHGYRVAWDRVQLNRADLDREDRVTGNLSLPLARSASCLSLSPSLLHKRWRRVGNDRVQKAVGGVSRHRSLGANDCRSCNEVNLHMTMEDKGVKKLKEALDAKKQTVKMTGAMREMSHGTVVQDIPLTAEYAFHQVPEDELLNDHIDNECEDSIDETQSQMESEPPEEVTLNINATKSESEVKSVTKIDTVDEIAMSKLQASPELDQDKSIEAVNRQLNVVTVTDRSLSQGSASLCCQTESNNTTEQKQARRKIIPSLKQASVNGTPHVSGNVCIRKSSTTRGSKLTRHLSEELFTDPGQSISDAVSPKQTDHQTDPLETANHFSLFSRQPKKYTERGAAKIQVPTILIQDFSDGMEKLVVKEEESNSRERRWWRRREREWREEKEGKLRKKREKEVKKEKERERRKPQTRGKSFQVQRDTITCSPSYAEAYF is encoded by the exons GATGGTGGGCCCACATCCTCAACTAGTGAGGCAGAGGGAAGCCAAGTGGATCAACATCATGGACCAATGGCAGACCATCTTGTTAAAGAAGACTAACGTG GTCAAAGTGCAGTGTCAAAAAGGCATCCCGAGTTCTCTCCGAGCCAGGTGTTGGCCTCTGCTGTGTGGTGCCACCAATAGGATGAACCACAACAAACAACTTTTccag TCTCTGGATTCACAGGCCGCTCTGCAGAAGTGGGTGGATATTATCGACAAGGATTTGGACCGACAGTTTCCTTTCCACGAGATGTTCCTCTCCAAGGATGGACATGG GCAGCAAGGTCTGTTCCGGGTGCTCAAGGCATACACTCAGTACCAACCAGAGGAAGGCTACTGCCAGGCGCAAGGGCCAGTGGCTGCTGTTCTCCTGATGAACATGCCTGCAGAA GCCTTTTGGTGTCTGGTCCAGATTAGCGAGTACTATCTACCTGGCTACTACGGTCCTCTATTG GAGGGAGTCTTGTTCGACGCGAGCGTGCTGACCTGGGTGTTGAAAAAGACGTGTCCATCTGCGTACAAACACCTGCAGCGCCACGCAGTGGAGCCCCTCATGTTCGCCACCGATTGGTTGATGTGTTTGTTCACGCGACACCTGCCCTTCAACGCTCTCCTCCGAGTGTGGGACTTGTTTTTCTGCAATG GGGTGAGAGTGCTACTGCaggtggcggtggtgctggTGCGTCGCGTGTTGGGTCGGGCAGAGCAGAGGAAGCGGTGTCAGGGCCAGATGGAGACTCTGCAGAGGCTGAGGGATGTCAGGTGTGAGGTCCAAAAAGAGGATGACACCTTCATAGCAGAG GTGTGTGCTGTGCCACTTACCTCCAGTGATCTGGAGAAACATACAGAGAAGGAGCTGCTAAAATGGAGAAAAGACAGACCCTCGTCCACCTTTGACCCACGACGTCGCTGCCATGGATACCGCGTGGCGTGGGATAGGGTTCAACTCAACCGGGCGGACCTGGACAGGGAAGATAGAGTGACGGGAAACTTGTCTCTGCCTCTAGCCCGCTCGGCATCCTGCCTGTCGCTGTCGCCTTCGCTGCTTCACAAGAGGTGGAGGAGAGTGGGGAACGACAGAGTACAGAAAGCCGTAGGTGGAGTTTCGAGGCATCGCTCACTAGGAGCAAATGATTGCAGAAGCTGCAATGAGGTGAATTTGCACATGACAATGGAGGACAAAGGTGTCAAAAAACTAAAAGAAGCCTTAGATGCAAAGAAGCAGACTGTCAAGATGACAGGTGCAATGAGAGAAATGTCCCATGGTACTGTTGTTCAAGATATTCCTTTGACTGCTGAGTACGCCTTCCACCAAGTCCCGGAAGATGAGCTTCTAAATGACCACATAGACAACGAGTGTGAAGACTCGATAGATGAGACACAAAGTCAGATGGAGTCGGAACCTCCAGAAGAGGTAACCTTAAACATAAATGCCACAAAGTCAGAGTCAGAAGTGAAAAGTGTGACTAAGATAGACACAGTTGATGAAATTGCAATGTCTAAGCTCCAAGCAAGTCCAGAATTGGATCAGGACAAGTCTATTGAAGCTGTCAACAGGCAGCTGAATGTTGTTACGGTGACTGACAGGAGCTTGTCACAGGGAAGCGCTTCTCTTTGCTGTCAGACAGAAAGTAACAACACAactgaacaaaaacaagcacGTAGGAAAATAATTCCCAGCCTGAAACAAGCCTCTGTAAATGGGACTCCCCACGTGTCTGGTAACGTTTGCATCCGTAAGTCCTCCACCACCCGCGGCTCAAAGTTAACGCGACACCTGTCGGAAGAGCTCTTCACCGACCCCGGTCAAAGCATTAGCGATGCCGTATCTCCAAAGCAGACCGATCATCAGACCGACCCTCTCGAGACTGCTAACCATTTCAGTCTTTTCAGCAGGCAGCCGAAAAAGTACACAGAGAGGGGCGCGGCCAAAATCCAAGTGCCCACTATCTTGATCCAGGATTTTAGTGATGGGATGGAAAAACTGGTTGTGAAGGAGGAGGAATCGAACTCCAGAGAGAggaggtggtggcggcggcgtgagCGAGAATGGAGGGAGGAAAAGGAAGGAAAGTTAAGgaagaagagagagaaagaggtcaAGAAGGAAAAGGAAAGAGAGAGGAGGAAACCACAAACCAGAGGAAAAAGTTTCCAGGTGCAAAGAGACACCATTACATGTTCTCCTTCTTATGCTGAAGCTTACTTTTAA
- the tbc1d10c gene encoding uncharacterized protein tbc1d10c isoform X1 — translation MLRTSSRADPKMSNDEDTFGSNVGSEVSPELQTDRFGFIVPNGSETRMVGPHPQLVRQREAKWINIMDQWQTILLKKTNVVKVQCQKGIPSSLRARCWPLLCGATNRMNHNKQLFQSLDSQAALQKWVDIIDKDLDRQFPFHEMFLSKDGHGQQGLFRVLKAYTQYQPEEGYCQAQGPVAAVLLMNMPAEEAFWCLVQISEYYLPGYYGPLLEGVLFDASVLTWVLKKTCPSAYKHLQRHAVEPLMFATDWLMCLFTRHLPFNALLRVWDLFFCNGVRVLLQVAVVLVRRVLGRAEQRKRCQGQMETLQRLRDVRCEVQKEDDTFIAEVCAVPLTSSDLEKHTEKELLKWRKDRPSSTFDPRRRCHGYRVAWDRVQLNRADLDREDRVTGNLSLPLARSASCLSLSPSLLHKRWRRVGNDRVQKAVGGVSRHRSLGANDCRSCNEVNLHMTMEDKGVKKLKEALDAKKQTVKMTGAMREMSHGTVVQDIPLTAEYAFHQVPEDELLNDHIDNECEDSIDETQSQMESEPPEEVTLNINATKSESEVKSVTKIDTVDEIAMSKLQASPELDQDKSIEAVNRQLNVVTVTDRSLSQGSASLCCQTESNNTTEQKQARRKIIPSLKQASVNGTPHVSGNVCIRKSSTTRGSKLTRHLSEELFTDPGQSISDAVSPKQTDHQTDPLETANHFSLFSRQPKKYTERGAAKIQVPTILIQDFSDGMEKLVVKEEESNSRERRWWRRREREWREEKEGKLRKKREKEVKKEKERERRKPQTRGKSFQVQRDTITCSPSYAEAYF, via the exons GATGGTGGGCCCACATCCTCAACTAGTGAGGCAGAGGGAAGCCAAGTGGATCAACATCATGGACCAATGGCAGACCATCTTGTTAAAGAAGACTAACGTG GTCAAAGTGCAGTGTCAAAAAGGCATCCCGAGTTCTCTCCGAGCCAGGTGTTGGCCTCTGCTGTGTGGTGCCACCAATAGGATGAACCACAACAAACAACTTTTccag TCTCTGGATTCACAGGCCGCTCTGCAGAAGTGGGTGGATATTATCGACAAGGATTTGGACCGACAGTTTCCTTTCCACGAGATGTTCCTCTCCAAGGATGGACATGG GCAGCAAGGTCTGTTCCGGGTGCTCAAGGCATACACTCAGTACCAACCAGAGGAAGGCTACTGCCAGGCGCAAGGGCCAGTGGCTGCTGTTCTCCTGATGAACATGCCTGCAGAA GAGGCCTTTTGGTGTCTGGTCCAGATTAGCGAGTACTATCTACCTGGCTACTACGGTCCTCTATTG GAGGGAGTCTTGTTCGACGCGAGCGTGCTGACCTGGGTGTTGAAAAAGACGTGTCCATCTGCGTACAAACACCTGCAGCGCCACGCAGTGGAGCCCCTCATGTTCGCCACCGATTGGTTGATGTGTTTGTTCACGCGACACCTGCCCTTCAACGCTCTCCTCCGAGTGTGGGACTTGTTTTTCTGCAATG GGGTGAGAGTGCTACTGCaggtggcggtggtgctggTGCGTCGCGTGTTGGGTCGGGCAGAGCAGAGGAAGCGGTGTCAGGGCCAGATGGAGACTCTGCAGAGGCTGAGGGATGTCAGGTGTGAGGTCCAAAAAGAGGATGACACCTTCATAGCAGAG GTGTGTGCTGTGCCACTTACCTCCAGTGATCTGGAGAAACATACAGAGAAGGAGCTGCTAAAATGGAGAAAAGACAGACCCTCGTCCACCTTTGACCCACGACGTCGCTGCCATGGATACCGCGTGGCGTGGGATAGGGTTCAACTCAACCGGGCGGACCTGGACAGGGAAGATAGAGTGACGGGAAACTTGTCTCTGCCTCTAGCCCGCTCGGCATCCTGCCTGTCGCTGTCGCCTTCGCTGCTTCACAAGAGGTGGAGGAGAGTGGGGAACGACAGAGTACAGAAAGCCGTAGGTGGAGTTTCGAGGCATCGCTCACTAGGAGCAAATGATTGCAGAAGCTGCAATGAGGTGAATTTGCACATGACAATGGAGGACAAAGGTGTCAAAAAACTAAAAGAAGCCTTAGATGCAAAGAAGCAGACTGTCAAGATGACAGGTGCAATGAGAGAAATGTCCCATGGTACTGTTGTTCAAGATATTCCTTTGACTGCTGAGTACGCCTTCCACCAAGTCCCGGAAGATGAGCTTCTAAATGACCACATAGACAACGAGTGTGAAGACTCGATAGATGAGACACAAAGTCAGATGGAGTCGGAACCTCCAGAAGAGGTAACCTTAAACATAAATGCCACAAAGTCAGAGTCAGAAGTGAAAAGTGTGACTAAGATAGACACAGTTGATGAAATTGCAATGTCTAAGCTCCAAGCAAGTCCAGAATTGGATCAGGACAAGTCTATTGAAGCTGTCAACAGGCAGCTGAATGTTGTTACGGTGACTGACAGGAGCTTGTCACAGGGAAGCGCTTCTCTTTGCTGTCAGACAGAAAGTAACAACACAactgaacaaaaacaagcacGTAGGAAAATAATTCCCAGCCTGAAACAAGCCTCTGTAAATGGGACTCCCCACGTGTCTGGTAACGTTTGCATCCGTAAGTCCTCCACCACCCGCGGCTCAAAGTTAACGCGACACCTGTCGGAAGAGCTCTTCACCGACCCCGGTCAAAGCATTAGCGATGCCGTATCTCCAAAGCAGACCGATCATCAGACCGACCCTCTCGAGACTGCTAACCATTTCAGTCTTTTCAGCAGGCAGCCGAAAAAGTACACAGAGAGGGGCGCGGCCAAAATCCAAGTGCCCACTATCTTGATCCAGGATTTTAGTGATGGGATGGAAAAACTGGTTGTGAAGGAGGAGGAATCGAACTCCAGAGAGAggaggtggtggcggcggcgtgagCGAGAATGGAGGGAGGAAAAGGAAGGAAAGTTAAGgaagaagagagagaaagaggtcaAGAAGGAAAAGGAAAGAGAGAGGAGGAAACCACAAACCAGAGGAAAAAGTTTCCAGGTGCAAAGAGACACCATTACATGTTCTCCTTCTTATGCTGAAGCTTACTTTTAA
- the tbc1d10c gene encoding uncharacterized protein tbc1d10c isoform X3, with amino-acid sequence MLRTSSRADPKMSNDEDTFGSNVGSEVSPELQTDRFGFIVPNGSETRMVGPHPQLVRQREAKWINIMDQWQTILLKKTNVVKVQCQKGIPSSLRARCWPLLCGATNRMNHNKQLFQSLDSQAALQKWVDIIDKDLDRQFPFHEMFLSKDGHGQQGLFRVLKAYTQYQPEEGYCQAQGPVAAVLLMNMPAEEAFWCLVQISEYYLPGYYGPLLRHAVEPLMFATDWLMCLFTRHLPFNALLRVWDLFFCNGVRVLLQVAVVLVRRVLGRAEQRKRCQGQMETLQRLRDVRCEVQKEDDTFIAEVCAVPLTSSDLEKHTEKELLKWRKDRPSSTFDPRRRCHGYRVAWDRVQLNRADLDREDRVTGNLSLPLARSASCLSLSPSLLHKRWRRVGNDRVQKAVGGVSRHRSLGANDCRSCNEVNLHMTMEDKGVKKLKEALDAKKQTVKMTGAMREMSHGTVVQDIPLTAEYAFHQVPEDELLNDHIDNECEDSIDETQSQMESEPPEEVTLNINATKSESEVKSVTKIDTVDEIAMSKLQASPELDQDKSIEAVNRQLNVVTVTDRSLSQGSASLCCQTESNNTTEQKQARRKIIPSLKQASVNGTPHVSGNVCIRKSSTTRGSKLTRHLSEELFTDPGQSISDAVSPKQTDHQTDPLETANHFSLFSRQPKKYTERGAAKIQVPTILIQDFSDGMEKLVVKEEESNSRERRWWRRREREWREEKEGKLRKKREKEVKKEKERERRKPQTRGKSFQVQRDTITCSPSYAEAYF; translated from the exons GATGGTGGGCCCACATCCTCAACTAGTGAGGCAGAGGGAAGCCAAGTGGATCAACATCATGGACCAATGGCAGACCATCTTGTTAAAGAAGACTAACGTG GTCAAAGTGCAGTGTCAAAAAGGCATCCCGAGTTCTCTCCGAGCCAGGTGTTGGCCTCTGCTGTGTGGTGCCACCAATAGGATGAACCACAACAAACAACTTTTccag TCTCTGGATTCACAGGCCGCTCTGCAGAAGTGGGTGGATATTATCGACAAGGATTTGGACCGACAGTTTCCTTTCCACGAGATGTTCCTCTCCAAGGATGGACATGG GCAGCAAGGTCTGTTCCGGGTGCTCAAGGCATACACTCAGTACCAACCAGAGGAAGGCTACTGCCAGGCGCAAGGGCCAGTGGCTGCTGTTCTCCTGATGAACATGCCTGCAGAA GAGGCCTTTTGGTGTCTGGTCCAGATTAGCGAGTACTATCTACCTGGCTACTACGGTCCTCTATTG CGCCACGCAGTGGAGCCCCTCATGTTCGCCACCGATTGGTTGATGTGTTTGTTCACGCGACACCTGCCCTTCAACGCTCTCCTCCGAGTGTGGGACTTGTTTTTCTGCAATG GGGTGAGAGTGCTACTGCaggtggcggtggtgctggTGCGTCGCGTGTTGGGTCGGGCAGAGCAGAGGAAGCGGTGTCAGGGCCAGATGGAGACTCTGCAGAGGCTGAGGGATGTCAGGTGTGAGGTCCAAAAAGAGGATGACACCTTCATAGCAGAG GTGTGTGCTGTGCCACTTACCTCCAGTGATCTGGAGAAACATACAGAGAAGGAGCTGCTAAAATGGAGAAAAGACAGACCCTCGTCCACCTTTGACCCACGACGTCGCTGCCATGGATACCGCGTGGCGTGGGATAGGGTTCAACTCAACCGGGCGGACCTGGACAGGGAAGATAGAGTGACGGGAAACTTGTCTCTGCCTCTAGCCCGCTCGGCATCCTGCCTGTCGCTGTCGCCTTCGCTGCTTCACAAGAGGTGGAGGAGAGTGGGGAACGACAGAGTACAGAAAGCCGTAGGTGGAGTTTCGAGGCATCGCTCACTAGGAGCAAATGATTGCAGAAGCTGCAATGAGGTGAATTTGCACATGACAATGGAGGACAAAGGTGTCAAAAAACTAAAAGAAGCCTTAGATGCAAAGAAGCAGACTGTCAAGATGACAGGTGCAATGAGAGAAATGTCCCATGGTACTGTTGTTCAAGATATTCCTTTGACTGCTGAGTACGCCTTCCACCAAGTCCCGGAAGATGAGCTTCTAAATGACCACATAGACAACGAGTGTGAAGACTCGATAGATGAGACACAAAGTCAGATGGAGTCGGAACCTCCAGAAGAGGTAACCTTAAACATAAATGCCACAAAGTCAGAGTCAGAAGTGAAAAGTGTGACTAAGATAGACACAGTTGATGAAATTGCAATGTCTAAGCTCCAAGCAAGTCCAGAATTGGATCAGGACAAGTCTATTGAAGCTGTCAACAGGCAGCTGAATGTTGTTACGGTGACTGACAGGAGCTTGTCACAGGGAAGCGCTTCTCTTTGCTGTCAGACAGAAAGTAACAACACAactgaacaaaaacaagcacGTAGGAAAATAATTCCCAGCCTGAAACAAGCCTCTGTAAATGGGACTCCCCACGTGTCTGGTAACGTTTGCATCCGTAAGTCCTCCACCACCCGCGGCTCAAAGTTAACGCGACACCTGTCGGAAGAGCTCTTCACCGACCCCGGTCAAAGCATTAGCGATGCCGTATCTCCAAAGCAGACCGATCATCAGACCGACCCTCTCGAGACTGCTAACCATTTCAGTCTTTTCAGCAGGCAGCCGAAAAAGTACACAGAGAGGGGCGCGGCCAAAATCCAAGTGCCCACTATCTTGATCCAGGATTTTAGTGATGGGATGGAAAAACTGGTTGTGAAGGAGGAGGAATCGAACTCCAGAGAGAggaggtggtggcggcggcgtgagCGAGAATGGAGGGAGGAAAAGGAAGGAAAGTTAAGgaagaagagagagaaagaggtcaAGAAGGAAAAGGAAAGAGAGAGGAGGAAACCACAAACCAGAGGAAAAAGTTTCCAGGTGCAAAGAGACACCATTACATGTTCTCCTTCTTATGCTGAAGCTTACTTTTAA